The Zingiber officinale cultivar Zhangliang chromosome 2A, Zo_v1.1, whole genome shotgun sequence genomic sequence ccaagtaaaattcatttgttagaattgttgtagttgtttcttatatttctgcTCCACATCtgtgaagaaacaagcaacgaagcacaagAGCACGCgtcgagctattccccccccccccccctctagctacttttcggtcccaacacacgCACGCTACcggaactctatataaagggggatccAAACATCGACGGAGGTACACGATAcatgcgatattcactgtttgtgctaCAGTAGTCTTCTTATTGCTCAACTTCATCGTCGGTGATTAATTTGAACTGAGGGCCAACATCGGGGGCTCCCTTTCTTGGCTTGGCACTGACGTAATCTGTGATACAAGTCCACAAGGAATCTATCAGAGGTCAGCATGAATGTCACATCCCTATCTTTCTGTCTCTTCGACTTTCGACTTTCGAACAAGATAAGATATAATCGAACTCTATTAAAATAATAaggatattttaataaattattgaagaaagatgaataataaagatattttaataaattaaagatgaTGAGTTGAGAGTAATTGAATTTAGAATATCTAGGAATGGTTAGAAATTAAAACATAGACTCAaatttacaaaagtaaatgcaCGGAACAATTCAAAGCATGCTCTATTTTAACGTTCATCATTAAATcccttaatttttatttattctaaacaAGAGAAACAAGTCTAGAAATTAAAACATAGACTCAAATTTGTAAATGCACGAAACAATTAAAAGCATGTTCTATTTTAACGTTCATCATTAAATcccttaatttttatatattctaAACAAGAGAAACAAGTCGATCAATTAATCAGTACAAGGATAACACGTGATAAAAATGATTTATTTATCCTGTGCCCCCGTCAATTCCGAATTCGTCTTTAGGTTAATAGAGAAGGCTCGTCCTGTACTAGACTAATATAAAAACAGATAAATTAGGATTGACTTCAAAAATCACGTGGAAAAAGTAAATCACGATTATTAATACAGAAGACAACATGCAAAGACAGAAACAAGTTAACTTTAACTGCACGATATAACATTTAATTCGCGATCGATGGTCTCGTCGTGATTCGAGCTCGCAGGGGATGCTTCATGATGACGGTCAACTCTAGCGTCTCCGTCAGGTCGACTTCCTCCCCTTCCGCTGCAGGCTTCCACTGGAACTCCTTCACCAAATTGGCGACGAAGAACTCGAGGTGGAGCAGCGCCAGCACCAGCCCCGGGCAGATCCTCCTCCCCACCCCGAACGGCATCATCTTAATCTCCCTGCTCCCTGTGATGTCCACGTCCTCCCCCTCCCCTCCGGGGAGAAACCTCTCCGGCCGGAATTCCATCGGCGTCGGCCATACCTTCTCGTCCCACTGCATCTCCGCCACCGTGAAGTTCACCACCGCTCCGGTGGGGATCAGATGCCCGTGAAATTCCATGTCCTCCTTCACCGTGTGCGGCAGCACGAAGTGGCCTGGCGGATGGCGTCGGAGCCCCTCCATTATCACCGCCTTCAAGTACGGCAACTTGTTCTGCTGCAGCATCTCCTCCGTGATTGTCTCCCCTTCCTCCGCTTCCACTCGCCGGATCTCCTCATAGAGTTTCTCTTGGATGTGGGGCTCCTTCACCAGGTGCGCCATGATCCACTGCAGAGCCGTCGCTGTGGTATCTGTGCCTCCTGAGAGAACTTCGGAACAGAGCGTCAGCATCTCGCCCTCAGTGAGCTCCCGCTCGCCTCCGGAGAATGGCGCTCGGAGGTCGAGAAGCGAGTCAACGTAGGAGTAGACTCCGCCTTCTTCTATTTCCACCCCTTGTGATTTCCGGACCCTGCGGATTTCCCGCCGGGCGCGGATAAGGGGCAGGAAGAGCGCCTCCTGCCGGCGGCGGAGCTCGAGGAGGCTATTCCAGAGGCGGCGGAAGACGATCTTGGTGACGGTGGGGAAGAAGGAAAAGACGGCGCGCTTTGCGAAGGAGGCGTTGGCGGTCTTCTGAACTTCTTCGATGGCCTCGATGGTCTTCTCGTCGAGCTTCTCGCCGAAGCAGACGAGGGCGAGGAGGGAGAACATGGCGAACTGGAAGTTCTGCATCACCACCACGACACCCTCCTCGGCCGCCGCCTGGGCGCGGAGGCGGCTGAATAGGATGCCCAAGACCCAGCGGCGGGCGTCAGCGTAGCGACGGATGCGGGAGGGGTGGAGAACGACGGCGGTAAGGTTGCGGCGGAGGGTTCGCCAGAGGGGACCGTAGGCGGCGGAGGTGATGGCGGTCTGATTGGCGTTGAGTAGGCGGTTTGCCTGGTTTCCGAATGGACGGTCAGAGAAGGCGGCGCCGTTGCGGACGAGAGCGTCGTGGGTGAGAGCAGGGTCGGCGATGAAGATGGAGGGGTTCTTCGTGAGGCGGAGAGCGAAGATGGGGCCGTATTTGGCTCGGAAGCGGCGGAGGAGGGGCTCGAGGTCAAAGGAGCTGCGGCGGAGGAAGCGGAGCGGAGTGAGGAGTGGGACGTGGGGCGGGCCCGGAGGGAGGCGGAGGCGCTGCTGCTTCGTCTTCTTAGTGAAGCTGGAGAGGAGGAACCAGGCGATGAGGCAGAGGGAGAGAGTTAAGAGGAGAAAGAGCGTGTCGCCTGTCTCGATGGATGCCATCTTCATAATGATAGCCCCTTCCTTCGCACTCTCAGACGACGGAAAATAAATAGTTAGATTTCGTTGTGGGAACGGATCTACGCTCTACTCCGCAAAA encodes the following:
- the LOC122042826 gene encoding cytochrome P450 89A2-like: MKMASIETGDTLFLLLTLSLCLIAWFLLSSFTKKTKQQRLRLPPGPPHVPLLTPLRFLRRSSFDLEPLLRRFRAKYGPIFALRLTKNPSIFIADPALTHDALVRNGAAFSDRPFGNQANRLLNANQTAITSAAYGPLWRTLRRNLTAVVLHPSRIRRYADARRWVLGILFSRLRAQAAAEEGVVVVMQNFQFAMFSLLALVCFGEKLDEKTIEAIEEVQKTANASFAKRAVFSFFPTVTKIVFRRLWNSLLELRRRQEALFLPLIRARREIRRVRKSQGVEIEEGGVYSYVDSLLDLRAPFSGGERELTEGEMLTLCSEVLSGGTDTTATALQWIMAHLVKEPHIQEKLYEEIRRVEAEEGETITEEMLQQNKLPYLKAVIMEGLRRHPPGHFVLPHTVKEDMEFHGHLIPTGAVVNFTVAEMQWDEKVWPTPMEFRPERFLPGGEGEDVDITGSREIKMMPFGVGRRICPGLVLALLHLEFFVANLVKEFQWKPAAEGEEVDLTETLELTVIMKHPLRARITTRPSIAN